The DNA region TTTACCAGCAAAAGGTTTGCTTTGTGACAAACGCGCATCTAGGTCTTTAAGTACGGGCATGTATTCTTTTACCCAAGCGATTTTTTGGTGTCCTGTTTTAGCTAGATTAATATCACGGATCATACTTTTCATTGATTATTAGCTCCTTCGTTTATAAATAATTTATATCTTAACCTTAAAAAGTGGTTAGAAATTAAAGTTGATGTTGCTTTCGAAAGGCGAGAATTTTAGCAGCCGTAGGTTGCTGAATAACTCCGTACTCGGTAATGATGCCTTGAATATAGGCCGCTGGAGTTACATCAAAAGCTGGGTTAAAAACTGGCATAGCCGGTGGCGTAGTTGCCACACCTTGAATACTTTGAACTTCTAGGGCACTACGTTCTTCAATTGGAATTGCTTCGCCATCTACTAAAGAAAAATCAAAAGTCGAGATGGGAGCAGCAATATACAACGGAATTTGGTGTTCTTTAGCGAGTACAGCTAAAGAATAAGTACCGATTTTATTGGCCGTATCGCCATTTTGGGCAATGCGATCAGCACCGACAACGATAGCTTGGATCATTTTGTTTTTCATAACCCAACCAGCCATATTATCAGTTATCACAGTTACGGGCACGCCAGCTTGTTGTAATTCAAAACTAGTTAAACGTGCGCCTTGTAAAAGCGGACGTGTTTCATCAGCATAAACCATGCCAATTTTATGTTGTTGATGGGCGACTTTTATTACACCTAAAGCTGTACCAATGCCGCAAGTTGCCAGAGCGCCTGCATTGCAGTGGGTTAGGATGTTTATTTGTTCGGTAAATAACGCCGCACCATATTCACCAATTTTTTGATTGGCTTGAACATCATCTTGATAAATGCTAAGAGCCGTTTGCTCTAGGGCAGTTATCAGCTCAGCTACTGTTTGACAAGTAGCTGTTAGCGCAAAAGTTTTTTCTAAGGCCCAAAACAAATTAACTGCTGTAGGCCGAGCTGCCGCAATTTCTTGTTGGCAGTTTTTTAGTTGGTTGACAAATTCCGAATAAGAAAGTTGCTGTGCGCTTAGCTCTAAGGCTGCTAAAACTAAAGCAAAAGCCGCAGCCGCGCCGATAGCTGGCGCACCTCTTACTTCTAGGCGTTTGATAGCCAAGGCTACACGTTGATAATCAGTACAGGTAATATATTCTTCAATTAGCGGCAATTTAGTCTGATCTAATAAAATCAACTGCTTTGCCGTCCAAGACATGGTTTTCATTAAACTTTAAAGCCTCCTATTTCTGTGGCAGCTTGGAAGCAATTGCAAGTACAATCAGAATTACGCGCGGCAACAATTGACAGGCGTAATAAATTTTGTAGTTCTAATTTTTTTACTTCCATTATATCGACAACTTCTTTAAAGGTAAGATTGTTTTTCGTAATGCCAGCGGCATAGTTGGTAATTAAACAAATTGTGGCGTAACACATTTCGGCTTCTTTAGCTAAAACACATTCGGGAACATTGGTCATGCCCACAACTGTGCCACCTAAATGCTGAAATACTTTTATTTCGGCTTTGCTTTCATAGCGTGGCCCTTCAGCACAAACGTAAATGCCAGTTTTAACCATCGGCAATTGTAAAGTTTGAGCTGCGGTCAAAATATCTTCGCGCAGACAAGGGCAATAAGGGTGATTCATATCTACATGCAATACTTTACCCTCTTGACCGTCGAAAAAAGTTGTGGGTCGGCTTTTGGTAAAATCTAAAAAGTCATCAACTAAAACAAAGTCGCCAGGGGCGATATGTGGATCTAAAGAGCCGACTGCGGCGGTGGCAATTATTTTAGTTACGCCTAATTTTTTTAAGGCCCAGATATTGGCGCGATAATTTACTAAGTGTGGCGGTACGGTGTGTCCGCCACCATGTCTAGTTAAAAATACTACCGCTTGGCCTTCGAGATTACCTTGAACATATTCTACCGAGCCATAAGGTGTTGAGATTTGAGCTGTTGTAAGATCTTCAAGCAGTTCTGGGTTATAAACACCGCTCCCACCAATTATTGCTAACATGATTACTCCCCCTTAATAATTTTTAATAAATCGGGCATGTTGTGGATAATATAGTCAGGTTGTGCTTGGCTAGTTAGTGTGCCACTAGGGTAAAGTAAGCTCCAAGCAACTCCCACAGCAGGTACACCTGCATTATGAGCTGCTTGTAAATCTTGTACACTATCGCCAACCATAAGACATTCGTGCGCGGCTAAATTAAGCGCTGCTAGTCCATTTAGTACCGGTTCGGGATGGGGTTTGTGATGTTGACATTTATCCATGCCGATTATATCTTCCACATAAGTATGTAAATTAAAAATTTCTAGACCTCGTTTGGCTGTGTGAGTCATTTTAGATGTAACAATGGCGCATTTAATGCCTAGTTGGCTTAGTTCGTGTAGAGTTTCTTGGACTTTAGGAAAGGGCTTAATTAGTTTATCATGCATTGTTTCATTATAATGGCGATAAACTTGAATTAATTCTTCCCGTTTTTCGGGTGAATAGGCATACATACTATCGCGCAAAGTCATCCCCCAATAACTGAGAATTTCTTCCTGGCTAGTAGTTCGACCCAAAACCTTTTCGATAGTGTAATGGAAAGAATCAATAATTAAACCAGTAGTATCAACTAACGTACCGTCTAAGTCAAAAAGAATTCCTTTTATTGCCAATATTGTCACCTCAACTTGATTATTTACAGACACTAACTCTTATTTTACCATAAAGTAGGCTAAACGTGCGTATTTTTTGTATTTTTTCTTAGGATAAATTTGTTAACTAACCAAAAAAGATATTGAAATATGTCCTAAAAAAAGGTATAATGTCTATTGAGTAAAGAAAATTATCTGCATGAGTTGCACTAGGAGGAGTATTTTATGACAGAAAAATCTACTTTTTATTTAGTTAAAGAGGAAATTTTACCAGAAGCGATAAAAAAGACTATTAAAGTTAAAGAAGTGCTAAAGCGTGGTGAGGTAAAAACTATTAACGAAGCAGTGGAAAAGATGGGTCTAAGTCGTAGTGCTTATTATAAGTATAAAGATTTTGTATTTCCATTTTATGAAGCAAGTCGCGAAAAAATAATAAGCTTATCTATTCTCTTAGAGCATAAAGCTGGTGTACTATCTCGCGTTTTAAATACGATTGCTAATGATGGTGGCAGTATTTTAACTATAAACCAAGGAATACCATTGCAAGGAGTAGCTAATACGACTTTATCGATTGAAACTAAAGATTTGTTAGTGGATATGGAAGCCTTGCTTGATAAGTTGCGGATGATTGACGGCGTAAAAAGATTAGAGGTTTTGGGACAAGTTTAAAGAGAAAAGGGATGATAAATTTGAGTAAGGTAATTCACATTGCGTTAATTGGCGCTGGAACTGTAGGTTCTGGTGTTTTAGAAGTATTGGAAAAAAATGGTGAAGACATTTCTAAAAAAATCGGCATAAGTTTAAATGTTAAAAAAGTTTTAGAAACTAACGCAACAATAATAGCCGGTTTGCAAGGTAAATATGCCATTGCTCAAGATTTAGAAGAAATCATCAATGATCCTGAAATTCAAATAGTAGTAGAGTTAATTGGGCGTGAAGAACCAGCACATACTTTTATTCGCAAGATTTTAGCGAGTAAAAAGCATGTTGTAACGGCAAATAAAGATGTAATTGCCAAATATGGCGAGGAGCTTTTTGCAATAGCGGAAGAAAACCAAGTAGCTTTGATGTTTGAAGCCAGCGTAGGTGGAGGTATTCCGATTATTCGTCCGCTGAAACAGTGTTTGGCAGCTAACAAAATCACTAAAGTTATGGGCATTGTCAATGGTACAACTAACTACATGTTGACTAAAATGACTGAAGAAAAATTAGACTTTCCCGTAGTGTTAAAAGAAGCACAAGATCAGGGTTATGCAGAATCAGATCCGACGGCTGATGTAGGTGGTTTTGATGCGGGCAGAAAAATTGCGATTTTAGCTTCTATTGCTTTTAATACTCGTTTTGGGCTAGATCAAGTGAGTATTGAAGGGATTGAAACAATTGGGAGTCGTGATATTGAGTATGCAGCAGAGTTTGGCTATGTGGTGAAACTGTTAGCAATTGCTGAAGCTTGTGAAAAGGGAATAAATTTGCGGGTCCATCCGACATTTTTATCCAAAACACATCCTTTGTCTAATGTTGGCAATGTATTTAATGCCATTTTTGTAAGTGGCGACGCTGTAGGCGATGTAATGTTTTATGGTCGCGGGGCGGGAAAAACGCCAACGGCCAGTGCGGTATGTGCTGATATAATGGATATTGCTAAAAACATTGTTTTAGAAAACAAAAGTTTCATGACTTGTGGTTGCTATGACCATAAACCAGTTTGTAGTGTTGATGAAATGCAATTTCCGTTTTATATTCGCTTGTTAGTGGCTGATCGCCCTGGGGCATTGTCGGCTATTTCTGCGGCTTTTGGTTCACAACAAGTGAGCCTGCGTTCTGTATTACAAAAACGCCAAGTAAATGGTAATGCTGAATTAGTTGTGGTTACTCATAAAGTTCAAGAAAACAATTTGCGCATGGCAATTCAGACTTTAGAGGTAATGCCGATTGTAAGCGAAATATGTAATGTAATTCGCGTAGAAGATGATGATTTTGAGGAATAGAAATTATGGCAAATGAAATTAAAATACGTGTGCCAGCGACAACGGCTAATTGTGGCGCAGGCTTTGATTGCTTAGGTATTGCTTGTACTTATTATAATTTGTTTACTTTTGAGGTTACGCAAGAGGCAGAAATTAAGGTACAGGCAACTGGTGAAGGGGCAGAGTTTTTCTCACCTACGGCAACTAATTTAGCAATTGACAGCTTGCTCTATGTTTTTAAAAAGTATAATTTACCAGCACCACTGGGTATAAGCCTAAAAATGCATAATAATATTCCGCTTTCGCGCGGTTTAGGCAGTAGCTCTAGTGCGATTGTGGCGGGTGTTATAGCAGGTAATTATTTTGCTAAACTTAATTTGGATAAAGAAGAATTATTGGTATTAGCAAATGATATTGAAGGTCACCCGGATAATGTGGCGCCAGCTTTGCTTGGCGGCATTACTCTAAGTTACATACAAAAAGAGCGGGCCTATGCTTTGCAGGTAGAACCTAAGCAGGCTTTTAAATTAGTGGCAATTGTTCCTGAACTTAAACTAGCCACGGTAAAAGCGCGGGCAGTTTTGCCAGAACATGTTAGCATGCAAGATGCAATTTTTAATTTGTCACGAGCAGCTTTGTTTGTATTAAGCATTCAAAGTGGAGAGTTGGATAAATTAGAACATGCCTTAAATGATTGTTTACATCAACCTTATCGACAACAATTAATCCCCGGCATGCGGGAAGTTTTTACTGTTGCCAAAGAAAACGGTGCTTATGGGGCTGTTATTAGTGGGGCAGGATCAACTTTGATGGCGTTTTGCCCCTTAGATGCTGACTGTGAACGTATTGGAGAAAGTATGCAAGCGGTGTTTAAAGAGAAAAATATTAACTCGGTATATCACGTTTTTGATGTGGATATGCAAGGCGCTGTAATAATTTAATTTAAAATCAACGAGGATAGACTCAAGTTATGTAACTTGAGCCTGTCCTCGTTGATTTTAGTAAATAGGGAATTAAAAGAGTGAGTCCCTTAGTAAGGGGCTCACTCTTAAGAAAGCTATAATAAAAAGTTTAAGCTTTACCTTTTATATTATCAGCGCGGGCATATTTTAAAACTTGAACATCTTCCATAATGACAATGCCTTTATTTACGTATTCTTCGATAAAAGGCAATAGCTTTTCAATATATTCGAGACTATCAATAATTTCGATGCATAACGGTGCTACGGGATTAATGCTGTCAAGTAGACTTCTTTTTTTTAAACGTGTGTTAGCACCGAATCCGTCCACACACCGAGAGACAGTAGCCCCAGCTAAATCTAGAGCATGAGCTTTTCTAAGTAAAACTTTATATAGCGGTTCGTCCTCAATATAAACAGAATCACTGATATAAATTGTTAATCGTTTTAAAGTTTGCATAACAATCCCTCCTTTATATCCTTATTATTAAGTATTCGATAAAAACTATTTTTATCCTGTTAAAATAAGAAAAAAAGAAAAAATTATGCCTTTAAATCGTGAACTGGAAGCTGTCCGCAAGTATTTTCTTGATTAGAGATTATCAGCGAGGCAAGTTTCGCGCCAGCAGCAGTAGCTTCAGGCAAACTTTTGCCGCGGATTAGATAAGCCGTAACCGCTGAAAAAAAAGCATCGCCTGCGCCAGTACAATCAATCATTTGGGCCGGATATATGGGTTGAAACCCAGTGTTGCCCTCTATGTCTACATAGACAGAACCGTGCTCACCTAAGGTGATTACAGCTTGAGGCACACCGAACTCAGTTTTAAATTTTTTTACTAGTTGTTGCGCACTAGCAAGATCATCAGGTTGGAAGCTGGTGTTTAAAAGTTTAGCAGCTTCAATATCGTTGCAAACAAAACACTGCATATATTTGAATAAATCGTAGTTTTGGCTAATTACAGATAAATTTCCTGGTAAGGCATAAAGGTTTAGTTTGCTGCTTCGAACACTTTCGGCGATTAAATTGGCAATATCTGCATTTAAGTCAATATCCATAGCAATATTATTGATGCTGTGTGTGAGCTCGTAAAGCTTATTTTTGACCTGCTGCTCTAAGAGTTTCAAGTTGGGGAGGTGGGAAACAGAACCTAAGAGGTTACCGTTTTTGTCAAGCAAAGCTAGCCACATGCCAATAGCATCGCGTTCGAATTTTCCAACATAATCCAGGGAAACATGATTAGTTAACAAGCGTTTACTAATCATCTCAGAGATACTATCTTGGTTTAAGGTTGTTAAAAAATATGTAGGAATACCTAAACAAGCTAAATTTTCCGCCACGTTGTGGGCTACACCACCTGGCACAATTTCAATATTGCCCTGGTTGCGACCAGCAGGATCATAGGCGCTTTGCACCCAGCCTTTATAATCAATAAAAATATTTCCTAAAACTGCGGTTTTCAAATAATTGCCCCCTTAAGTACTTTAACGCATATTAATAAATTGCAAATCGATATCAAAGTCTTTACTTTTAACAGCTTGAATAACGGCTTGAAGATCATCGCGTTTAGCACCAGTTACGCGGATTTTATCGTCCATTATTTGAGCTTGCACCTTTAACTTTAGAGTTTTAATAAAAGCAAGAACATCTTTAGCTTTTTCTTTACTTAGACCTTTTTCAATTTTAATGGTTTGTCGCACTGTGCCACGTGAGGCTGGTTCAATTTTGCCAGGATTTAGGCATTTTAATGGCACATTACGTTTAGCCATACGAACTCTTAGCATATCTAAAATTGTTTCGAGCTTATAGTCATCTTCACCTGTAAGTTTAATTTCATTTTCGTTTTCTAAAGTAATGGAAGCATTAGAGCCCTTAAAGTCGTAACGCTGCGAAATCTCTTTACTAGTTTGATTTACGGCATTATCCATTTCCTGCATGTCAACTTCTGAAACTATATCAAAAGAATTATCTTTAGCCATATAGAGTTTATACCTCCTTAAATTTGTATATAGCTATGATAACATAAGACTTATCTTAGCTCAATAGTAGCAAGTGTTTTGCAATTAAAGCAAAATAAGGTATAATATATTGTATGTGTATTCTTAAATTGACAATACTTTGTTAACTTGTTCAATTTAATAATTTGGGAGGAAAAAATTTTTATGTTTGGTTTAGATACAGATATGATATATCGAATTCCAGCCTTGCTTGTAGCGCTGACAATTCATGAATATGCGCACGCACAAGCAGCCGACTCTTTAGGTGATAGTACGCCTAGAGTTTATGGTAGACTTACTTTAAATCCATTGGCACATCTAGATCCTATTGGATTGTTATTGTTGTTGTTTGCTGGTTTTGGTTGGGCACGACCAGTGGCAATAAATCCTAGTAATTTTAGAAATATTAAAAGTGGAATAAAAATAGTTGCCTTCGCAGGCCCGGGTTCTAATTTTTTCGTAGCTTTTATGGCCATTTTATTTACTGCTGTATTAGGTAAAGTTGGGGTTTTAAGCGTGGGGGTATTTACTTTTTTGATGTGGCTTAAGGTGTATAATGTTTGGTTTGCCTTGTTTAACTTAATCCCAATACCACCTTTAGATGGTTCAAAACTTTTGGCGAGTTATTTATCACCAAAACAGTTATATCAATATCAAAAAATTCAACCTTATAGCATGTATATTTTGTTGGCGTTAGTTTTTACAGGTGTTGTGGGGATGATTATTAGGCCTTTTGCACAAGTGATTTTAGGGTTAATGAGTGGGTTGGTTGGCTTAGTTTTTTAATATGCGATTTTGAGCAAAGACAGGAGAGATATAATATGCAAAGAATATTTAGCGGTATGCAACCTTCAGGTAGATTTCATTTGGGAAATTACATGGGGGCGCTAGATAATTGGATAAAATTACAAAAGGATTATGAGTGTTTTTTTTCGATTGTAGATTTACATGCTTTAACTTCATCATTCGAAGACACTAGTAAAATTCAAAATAATGTAATGGAAATGGCAATAGATTGGTTGAGTGCAGGTTTGGACCCAGAGAAAAATGTAATTTTCGTACAATCACATGTACCAGAACATGCGGAGTTACATTTATTGTTGTCGATGATGACACCTCTATCTTGGCTAGAAAGGGTGCCTACTTATAAAGATAAATTACAGCAATTAGGTGAAATGGGTAAAGAGATTAATACTTATGGATTTTTAGGGTATCCGGTGTTAATGACTGCGGATATTATTTTATATAAGGCGCAATTAGTACCAGTAGGAGAGGATCAAGCCCCACATTTGGAATTGGCACGCGAGATAACACGTCGCTTTAATAATTTGTATGCACCGGTGTTCCCTGAAGCAAAGGCTTTACTATCCAAAGCACCAGTACTTCCAGGGATTGACGGGCGTAAAATGAGTAAATCCTATGGCAATGAAATTCCTTTTGGTTCTAGCCCTGATGAGCTACGAGCAAAAGTTCGGCAAATGATCACCGATCCAGCAAGAATTAAAAAGACGGATTGTGGACATCCTGATGTTTGTGTGGTGTATAAATTTTACGATGTGTTTTCTTATCCAGATACGCAGACTGTGCGTAATGAATGTGAAAACGCTTGTATTGGTTGTGTAGATTGCAAAAAACGTTTAGCGGAACATATGGTAAATGTTTTATCAGAAACGCATCATCGTCGTATGCATTTTATTAATAAGCAAGATTATATAAAAGAAGTACTAGAGCACGGCGCAAAACGCGCAAGAGTTGTAGCACAACAAACCATGCAAGAAGTTAAACAGGCGATGAAGATGTGGTAATATGGCTGATTATCAAATAAAATTGCCTAGTTTTGAAGGACCACTAGAATTGTTATTACACTTATTAGAAAAAAACAAGCTTGATATCTATGATATTCCTATCGCGGCTATTACTGGACAATATTTACAATACTTGCAAAACATGCGAGATTTCGACATTGAAATAGCCAGTGAATTTATAGGCATGGCAACTTTTTTATTGCAAATAAAGACGAAAATGCTTTTGCCACAAAATAAGAGCCTGGAAAATTCTGAAGATGAAAACCAGGAACTGGTGGATCCGCGTGATTTGTTAGTAGATAAATTAGTTGAATATAAGCGCTTTCAACAATGTGCTCAACAGCTTAATGAGTTGCTACAAAAACGTAATAAATTAGCGAGTCGCAAAGAAAGTAATTTAATTTTAAAAACGACGCGCC from Succinispira mobilis DSM 6222 includes:
- the mtnA gene encoding S-methyl-5-thioribose-1-phosphate isomerase, encoding MKTMSWTAKQLILLDQTKLPLIEEYITCTDYQRVALAIKRLEVRGAPAIGAAAAFALVLAALELSAQQLSYSEFVNQLKNCQQEIAAARPTAVNLFWALEKTFALTATCQTVAELITALEQTALSIYQDDVQANQKIGEYGAALFTEQINILTHCNAGALATCGIGTALGVIKVAHQQHKIGMVYADETRPLLQGARLTSFELQQAGVPVTVITDNMAGWVMKNKMIQAIVVGADRIAQNGDTANKIGTYSLAVLAKEHQIPLYIAAPISTFDFSLVDGEAIPIEERSALEVQSIQGVATTPPAMPVFNPAFDVTPAAYIQGIITEYGVIQQPTAAKILAFRKQHQL
- the mtnP gene encoding S-methyl-5'-thioadenosine phosphorylase; translation: MLAIIGGSGVYNPELLEDLTTAQISTPYGSVEYVQGNLEGQAVVFLTRHGGGHTVPPHLVNYRANIWALKKLGVTKIIATAAVGSLDPHIAPGDFVLVDDFLDFTKSRPTTFFDGQEGKVLHVDMNHPYCPCLREDILTAAQTLQLPMVKTGIYVCAEGPRYESKAEIKVFQHLGGTVVGMTNVPECVLAKEAEMCYATICLITNYAAGITKNNLTFKEVVDIMEVKKLELQNLLRLSIVAARNSDCTCNCFQAATEIGGFKV
- the ppaX gene encoding pyrophosphatase PpaX, with protein sequence MSVNNQVEVTILAIKGILFDLDGTLVDTTGLIIDSFHYTIEKVLGRTTSQEEILSYWGMTLRDSMYAYSPEKREELIQVYRHYNETMHDKLIKPFPKVQETLHELSQLGIKCAIVTSKMTHTAKRGLEIFNLHTYVEDIIGMDKCQHHKPHPEPVLNGLAALNLAAHECLMVGDSVQDLQAAHNAGVPAVGVAWSLLYPSGTLTSQAQPDYIIHNMPDLLKIIKGE
- a CDS encoding ACT domain-containing protein, which translates into the protein MTEKSTFYLVKEEILPEAIKKTIKVKEVLKRGEVKTINEAVEKMGLSRSAYYKYKDFVFPFYEASREKIISLSILLEHKAGVLSRVLNTIANDGGSILTINQGIPLQGVANTTLSIETKDLLVDMEALLDKLRMIDGVKRLEVLGQV
- a CDS encoding homoserine dehydrogenase; translation: MINLSKVIHIALIGAGTVGSGVLEVLEKNGEDISKKIGISLNVKKVLETNATIIAGLQGKYAIAQDLEEIINDPEIQIVVELIGREEPAHTFIRKILASKKHVVTANKDVIAKYGEELFAIAEENQVALMFEASVGGGIPIIRPLKQCLAANKITKVMGIVNGTTNYMLTKMTEEKLDFPVVLKEAQDQGYAESDPTADVGGFDAGRKIAILASIAFNTRFGLDQVSIEGIETIGSRDIEYAAEFGYVVKLLAIAEACEKGINLRVHPTFLSKTHPLSNVGNVFNAIFVSGDAVGDVMFYGRGAGKTPTASAVCADIMDIAKNIVLENKSFMTCGCYDHKPVCSVDEMQFPFYIRLLVADRPGALSAISAAFGSQQVSLRSVLQKRQVNGNAELVVVTHKVQENNLRMAIQTLEVMPIVSEICNVIRVEDDDFEE
- the thrB gene encoding homoserine kinase translates to MANEIKIRVPATTANCGAGFDCLGIACTYYNLFTFEVTQEAEIKVQATGEGAEFFSPTATNLAIDSLLYVFKKYNLPAPLGISLKMHNNIPLSRGLGSSSSAIVAGVIAGNYFAKLNLDKEELLVLANDIEGHPDNVAPALLGGITLSYIQKERAYALQVEPKQAFKLVAIVPELKLATVKARAVLPEHVSMQDAIFNLSRAALFVLSIQSGELDKLEHALNDCLHQPYRQQLIPGMREVFTVAKENGAYGAVISGAGSTLMAFCPLDADCERIGESMQAVFKEKNINSVYHVFDVDMQGAVII
- a CDS encoding DUF190 domain-containing protein, yielding MQTLKRLTIYISDSVYIEDEPLYKVLLRKAHALDLAGATVSRCVDGFGANTRLKKRSLLDSINPVAPLCIEIIDSLEYIEKLLPFIEEYVNKGIVIMEDVQVLKYARADNIKGKA
- a CDS encoding carbohydrate kinase family protein, giving the protein MKTAVLGNIFIDYKGWVQSAYDPAGRNQGNIEIVPGGVAHNVAENLACLGIPTYFLTTLNQDSISEMISKRLLTNHVSLDYVGKFERDAIGMWLALLDKNGNLLGSVSHLPNLKLLEQQVKNKLYELTHSINNIAMDIDLNADIANLIAESVRSSKLNLYALPGNLSVISQNYDLFKYMQCFVCNDIEAAKLLNTSFQPDDLASAQQLVKKFKTEFGVPQAVITLGEHGSVYVDIEGNTGFQPIYPAQMIDCTGAGDAFFSAVTAYLIRGKSLPEATAAGAKLASLIISNQENTCGQLPVHDLKA
- a CDS encoding YajQ family cyclic di-GMP-binding protein translates to MAKDNSFDIVSEVDMQEMDNAVNQTSKEISQRYDFKGSNASITLENENEIKLTGEDDYKLETILDMLRVRMAKRNVPLKCLNPGKIEPASRGTVRQTIKIEKGLSKEKAKDVLAFIKTLKLKVQAQIMDDKIRVTGAKRDDLQAVIQAVKSKDFDIDLQFINMR
- a CDS encoding site-2 protease family protein, whose product is MFGLDTDMIYRIPALLVALTIHEYAHAQAADSLGDSTPRVYGRLTLNPLAHLDPIGLLLLLFAGFGWARPVAINPSNFRNIKSGIKIVAFAGPGSNFFVAFMAILFTAVLGKVGVLSVGVFTFLMWLKVYNVWFALFNLIPIPPLDGSKLLASYLSPKQLYQYQKIQPYSMYILLALVFTGVVGMIIRPFAQVILGLMSGLVGLVF
- the trpS gene encoding tryptophan--tRNA ligase, whose product is MQRIFSGMQPSGRFHLGNYMGALDNWIKLQKDYECFFSIVDLHALTSSFEDTSKIQNNVMEMAIDWLSAGLDPEKNVIFVQSHVPEHAELHLLLSMMTPLSWLERVPTYKDKLQQLGEMGKEINTYGFLGYPVLMTADIILYKAQLVPVGEDQAPHLELAREITRRFNNLYAPVFPEAKALLSKAPVLPGIDGRKMSKSYGNEIPFGSSPDELRAKVRQMITDPARIKKTDCGHPDVCVVYKFYDVFSYPDTQTVRNECENACIGCVDCKKRLAEHMVNVLSETHHRRMHFINKQDYIKEVLEHGAKRARVVAQQTMQEVKQAMKMW
- a CDS encoding segregation and condensation protein A; its protein translation is MADYQIKLPSFEGPLELLLHLLEKNKLDIYDIPIAAITGQYLQYLQNMRDFDIEIASEFIGMATFLLQIKTKMLLPQNKSLENSEDENQELVDPRDLLVDKLVEYKRFQQCAQQLNELLQKRNKLASRKESNLILKTTRLQDCQVEKLFNSLQNLLDFTKQTEIVRYIDVAELSIKDAIRTLVKKLKESKTALAFSELLVTEGREQIVVYFLAVLELLKQNKLVVIQEDIFAPILICLKEDARC